Proteins encoded by one window of Antechinus flavipes isolate AdamAnt ecotype Samford, QLD, Australia chromosome 4, AdamAnt_v2, whole genome shotgun sequence:
- the LOC127559436 gene encoding 40S ribosomal protein S12-like, with product MAKEGIAPGGIMNVNIILQEVLKTTFIHHGLAYGICEAAKALDKCQAHLCVLASNCDEPMYVMLIEALCAEHQISLIKFDNNKILGKWVEHCKIDRRGKPFKVVGCSCIVVKDYGKKSQAKDIIEEDF from the coding sequence ATGGCCAAGGAAGGCATTGCTCCTGGAGGTATAATGAATGTTAACATTATTCTACAAGAAGTGCTGAAGACCACATTCATCCACCATGGATTAGCTTATGGAATTTGTGAAGCTGCCAAAGCCTTGGACAAATGCCAAGCCCATCTTTGCGTTCTTGCTTCCAACTGTGATGAACCTATGTATGTAATGTTGATTGAAGCCCTGTGTGCTGAACACCAAATCAGCTTGATCAAGTTTGATAACAACAAGATTCTGGGTAAATGGGTAGAACACTGTAAAATTGATAGAAGGGGAAAACCCTTTAAAGTAGTTGGATGCAGTTGCATTGTTGTTAAGGACTATGGTAAGAAATCTCAGGCCAAAGATATCATTgaagaagatttttaa